tttgattcccagcacatggtggctcacagccttctgtaactccacTCACAttgaatctgatgccttctgtcAACCtccacaggcaaaacacctacacacataaaatagaaataaaaataatgagtatGCTTAAATTATCATAAATATCAAATTAGAAttaaatttttcaataaataatggGACTGGGTCTCAAGGGTATGGTAAACTAAATAAGAAATCCCCTTCAACTTTTAATTCACAAGGAgaagcattttgtgtgtgtgtgtacagaaaaaaaaatgggaatttttcttctagcCCTCTATCAATCTCCATGAAATTATAGTAAATGCACTCAAACAAGTATTATTTACAtactagaagaaagaaaagataacatCAACTGGTCACATAAATGTGGAATTTCTACAGTACTAAAAAACCATAACATCTACTGATTGACAAATTAGAATATACAAGGTAATTCAAATTATGGAGATTGAGAAAAGGGGCAAACACTGTTTCTTCATGTGACACCCCAGAGAAACCAGTTAAATCAGACAGTGAGAGTCAGGAGAGATGGGACTTCAGTCACAACATAGTGTAAGCTGAAGCTAGGATTGCTGAGCTTGTGTTCTTCCAGATAGCTACTCTACACCATCTCCAATAAtgcacaaaagaaaatggggatcTTCTGTTATCCACTCAGTCATAGAGAACAAATACAAGAGGCAACAGGTCCACTGTCCTGGGTCTTACTCAAACTCAGCATCTTTTATGGAACCCATGGTTAAGACCTACAAGTTCCCTGCTATGAGCAGGAAGTAAATCCTTATGTGTTCAATCCACAATAATAAGACCAGATTTTCTTTCATGAGGACCTAAAATCATTTAAAGACACAGTCCACATTTATATATGCAAATTCAATTATCAGAAAAACTCaaaattatgatataattataagATATTTGTAGGGGAGGTGATATTAAGGAGAATAAGATttgtcttcatcttgttttttaaattttttcttttttttttttcttttagacagagtttctctgtgtagctctggctgtcccagaactccatctgtagaccaggctggccttgaacttacagagacccaactacctctgcctcctgagtgctgggattaaaggtgtgcaccaccactgcccagcttgtctTCATCTTTTACTGTCAGAACCTTAGCATATATTTACTATAGTTAATTAACTGAGCAATAGATCTGTAGATTTTTAGGGAAAAATGATAAGTTCAAAACTTTTCAAGATCATGAATATTTGAAATGCATTAAACAATGCCATaggaaaacaaactaaaaaaaataacaaataagtcAAAAGAACTTCATATGAGATGAGGAAAATTTTTAGATGATATTTATTACTCTGTCAGTTTATCATGTCCATATTTACCTGTTCAAAGAAGTTACTATAACTATTTTTCTATATTCCTTAGGATACTGTGGTTTGTTTTATAATCTGTTTCTAAAGAATGGGCCAAATAAATCAAACATATTTTTTCTGTCTTCACAAAGCTGAGAAGAATAATTTTTCAATGCAAAGAAAACATATAGTGTTTATAGCAGATGTTTGAATGTAAAGATTCCTAGAAATAAGCAAAGGCAGTAATTATTGATTTTATGAGGCTCTATCTGGCTAATTTCTTCCCttgcatttccattttcatggCTCTTTCTAAATTTCTTCCCTTAGTATTAGACATATACACTGGATTTGATGCTAAAACTCTTAAGCATTTAGGACACGGCCTTCAGTTGTGACCTGGTATTGGACAGTGCTGtgagatgtcattctgtatgctgtgaatatgtgtttctctgattggttggtaaataaaatgctgattggccagtagccagataggaagtataggtggggcaagcagaggaGTAGAAtaatgagaagaggaaggctgagtcaggagttgccatccagtcacagaggaagcaagatgacaaggcagaactgagaaaaggtaccaagccacatgactaaacatagatgagaattatgggttaaattaagtgcaagagctagtcagtaataagcctgagctaatggccgagcagttataattaatagaagcctctgggtgattattttatacaaggctgcaggactgtaggtgagagatttgtcccaaccatgggccaggcaggacacaggaaaccttccaactacaggaCAGTCTGCAGCAAATCCAAGAGGCAGTTGACACAGGTCTCCCAGTATGAAGCAAAGAGTATTCAGAGCAGGAAGTACGTATCCAAGGCTTGGAATGATTTCTGCCAAAGTACCCTTGAAATTGATGAGTTCTAGGCAGAGTTAATAAGAATTTGAATTGACAGTGTACCTGTGGAGACCCTGAATGCTTGTGCTCATGTCCAGTTCAATTATTGGTACAGCTGTTCTTGCTGTCTTCCCATTGGTGACTGGTGTGATGATTTTCATAAGTGATGACAAGAATAGCTCGTGTGGtttctaaaaatctttttttgttgttgtttttttcgagacagggtttctctgtgtagctttgcacctttcctggaacctcactctgtagaccaggctggcctggaactcaaagagatccacctgtctctgccttctgagtgctgggatcaaaggtggtTTCTAAAAATCTTAACACCACACAATGTAAACCTAAATAGGGAAACTAGACAGGagtttattgataatttttttcaagtaaaaatgataaatgtgGAACTTGTGTTGTTGGCCTTGCATCTTTCTTTCTGTGCCTATCACTCCCACCAACATGATGAATGTTTCTAAGACCTGCCAAACATTCTTCAAGAAATGTGGCAAGCACCAACCCCACAAAATGACACACTATAAGAAGGGCAAGGATTCTTTGTCTGCCCAGGGAAAGCGGCGCTATGACAGGAAACAGAGCAGTTATGGTGGGCAGACTAAGCCTATTTTCTGCAAAAAGGCTAAAACTACAAAGAAGATTGTGCTGAGACTTGAGTGTGTTGAGCCCTACTACAGATATAAAAGGATGCTGGCTATTAAGAGATGCAAGCACTTCGAACTGGGAGGCGATAAGAAAAGAAAGGGCCAAGTGATCCAGTTCTAAGCTGACCTTGTTATGAAGACAATAAAATCATAAGCTTGTACTCACCTCttgaaaaaattataaatgtgtcGAAATCATTGTATTCTATTTCAGTAGTGCATATATGGACATGTAATTTAGAGTCCATTATAGTTCAGTAGGTAAAAGCCCTTGCTGTACAAGCTTGGCAACCTGAGCACATGTCCTGAACCaagaagtggaagaagagaactgacttaaacatgttgtcctctgacctccacaacctCTGTCCCATATGCATACGCACATCATATACACGTATAGacatgcaataataataaatattcatttcgATTTTAATGTATAACTTCTCTCCCTGTTCATGTTTTTCCACCACATTCTTTCCATAGAGGTCTTATACTTTCCAAAAATGATTTTTACTGTGTCTTGGGCTAGATCGTAAACCCTAGAAAGATACAGAgcagtttttctagttccattgcGTTTTTATTGAGTATGATTCTTGACACTATGTGAACGGAGGGGAAATTTTACAGTGTCACCACTAGATGGTGGTAAAGATCAAACGATGGATGAACCCAGAGTCAAAGTCTTCCAACAGAAGTAATCaatcattttgaaataaattacaaaCGTGTCCATCAGAAACCAATAAAGTAGCGCATTGCCTTCTTACATAGCtagaaattttctaaaaatatgtaCTGTCCTAATGTCAGTGTTTAAAAGCAGGTTAGCTGAAAAACAAATCATGGAAATGTTGATGCCAAGGTGCTAAAGCACAAAACCTAATGATCCACCTGCTTActtgtatttgtgttttcataaGCCCACTAAAAGGATTCTAAGCATTTTGCACCACAAGGGAATCATGCCTAGCACAGCACAGCTCAATGCTGCCCTCGGTCAGGACATGATCGCTAACAAACGAAAGTGTTGGAGTTTCTTTACTTTGTATCTTAGCCTTTTTCTTTATGGcactttcattcattttcctttaacaCACAGATAGAATAAACAACACTACGGTGTTTTGTAATGATTCTAATAGAATATCTATAATTGAATATATTTAGTAGTGTATTTTGGAAATTTTAAATAATGCCCCAgttgctcactttttttttgtcgGCATTTTATTCTAGAGAGGTTAGTTCTGCCCTCAAATGTATGTGATAATCTAGGGAACTTTAGCTACTGTCTCAGCACTCCAGGCAGCTCCACAGACTTTGACCAGAACTTCTTGAGGATCCCAACGTGTTTATTGACAGGAAAGAACCATGGAAGTGGGACAGCTCAGCATATAGCTCTTACCCTGTTTTTAATCCTTGTCCACCTAAATAGTCAACTGATAATTTACCTATTACCTAAATcgtattgttttaatttttattttatgtatgagtgttttgtctgcatgtagatATGTGCAACCTGTGCGTGTAGTTCATGTGGAGAACAGAAAAGGGTGTTAGAGTCACTGGAACTAGACTTAAAAATTGGTCTAGGcttccatgtgggtactggaaatgaAGCCCAGGTCTTCTTCAAGAATGGCAAATACTTTCAGGGGCACCTCTCCAACCTTTTACTTAAAATAACTTTCTCTTGTGTCCAATGCTGTGCATACAGACTAGACTAGACACTATTTCTGATTTTACGTATTTTTGAACTTGGAAAATTCTTGAATCTTTAAGTGAAGACAGAAAAGaaccaataaaaagatacaaagtATAGATGATCATAACGGTCTGGGAAGTGCTGTGTTCCACTGAATCCATCAAAtaacaatggaaaaagaagaaacaatgggcaacttgactacatccagaattaactaaaactcaagcagCTGGGTATGGCTCTGAAGGATTTTCTAGCCTGGATCATTCTGCAGGCAGTCCCACCCCGATCTTAGCCACCCCTGCTGGTGAGATCCACGTAAAAGGACATGGATAAAGGAAGTCTTTGCTTTTTGCCTTCCTGTCCTCACTCTCACTAGCAAGTTCATCTACCCTGTTCCTGAGGCATTACTTTGCTTCACTGGTGCTAGAATCTACTTCTTCAGGATGCCATTGTACTGCCAGCAGTTCTTTAGGATGTCTCTGGGACTTTAGCAGCAGAATGGGACAGCCAGATCCTTGGCTTTCCCTTCAGGAGACAGTCATTGCTGGACTACTtggaccatagcctgtaagccactATAGTCAATTCCCTTTATAGTAAATTCATACATTTACTATATCATCATCAACAtgtatatgctgtggatattgttctgtataaataaaacactgattggccagtggccaggcaggaagtagaggtggaacaagcagagaagagaattctgggaagcagaaggctggggaggggagagactgccatctgccgccatgacaagcagcatgtgaagatgtcggtaagccatgagccacgtggcaaggtatagatttatagaaatggattaatttaagatataagaacagttagcaagaagcctgccacagccatactgtctgtaagcaatataaatctctgtgtgtttacttggttgggtctgagctgctgtgggactggcaggttagagaaatttgtcctgactgtgggccaggcaggaccagaaaaactctagctacatgtgtatatgtatatgtatatgtatatgtatatgtatatgtatatgtatatgtataatcagttctcttcctcctgccttataCAGTtggctacctttcttatacatcccagcaCACCTATGGTAAGCTGGGCCCTCCAACACTAATTCAGTCTGATCTGGCCCATTCTTCAGAGGAGGTTCCTCCTTCTAACTAACCAGCACATGTGGCAAACATGTGCTTCCTTTGTCATTGCAAATTATTCTGTGACTTCAGTGTACTCTCCAAGTGCAGAAAAGGCAGTTATTTTCCTCcagcctcccttcctttcttttctccctccctctcttctttttttcttactttcatttgaaaataagCATAAACTATAGCTTTTCTATGAATGTGTAGATAAGTTTTGTGCACACTTTTTTGATAGTTTCTTAGATTTTATTAGATTTGGAAATACCAAAATAGAGCTCAAAATTCAGACAGCTGAAAGCAACATATGTAGATGTTAAACATATCGTATCCGTGGTATaatggtatttaaaaaaacaagagttGAAACATTTGAAATCAATTAGCTGGTTTATATGCTGCCAACACAAATGTTCCAATGGTCACGGTCTCCACAAAAGTGCTACCACACTCATTGTTTCCAGATAGAGAAAAGAGCCTATAATTATATTTCCAGTGCACTGCCCCAAACACTCTTTTTCCAGAAGGATAGTTTGGTTAATGACTCAGCCTGGGGCTATGCCTGAGTTTGTGTAGACTTCTCTTTGGGGCCTCAAATATGTGcaattctttttctgtctctgtgtatgtgtgtgttgttttttttttttttaattcaatcaCACAACTTAATTAAGCTGGAATCACTGCTAATTGCATAAAAGCTACATGTTTATGCCAAAATCTATGAAATTCATATGGAATTTTTGTCACACAAATAAGAAACAAATGTTATGCCcaatataataagaaaataagcTGCTATGTGAGTgatgaaggctggagagagggaagCCACATTCCCTCTCTCATTCCAGTTGTTAAAGTGGTTTATGCTGTGCAGGGGCCACTTGCATGCTAGATCACAAACACCTCCTCTCTGCAATCCTCTCTGACTTCCTCCAGGTGGACACCTGTGTGTCTCAGAGCTCCAACCATGCCCAGGTCCTACAAATTCTTCTTTTCATTCACACTGTTGGGTCCCTTATTTTTCTTACTTAGAGTTTCTATCACTGtaaagaaacaccatggccacagcaattcttagaaagggaaacatttaactgagtggcttacagtttcagaggcttagtccattatcatggtgggacatggtggcatgcaggcagacatggtgcgggagaaggagctgagagtggagaagaagctacttcttcttcttcttcttcttcttcttcttcttttttctttttttctttttttttttttttggtttttcgagacagggtttctctgtcctggatcttgctctgtagtccaggctggcctcgaactcacagagatccgcatgcctctgcactaccaccacccggtAAGGAGCTACTTCTTGACccccacaggcaaaaggaagtgatctgtgacactgggagtgacttgagcatatatgagacctcaaatcctgcctccacagtgacacatttcctccaaaaaggccatgcctactcctacaaaaccacacctcctaatcatgccACTCCCCTtaagggggcattttctttcaaaccaccacattcatcATCTATCTTGCTGGCATCTCTGGGCATAGCCAGCATCTTCCATTCCTTCTCTAGTGCCATATCTACTTACAGCTCTGGATTCAACATCATTGGCAACAGCAGTACCTCAGCAGTACATAGCATTCCTGCTATGTAGAAACATTCAAGCATTTTgctactctttctttctctcatatttaatatttccattttcttctgttattttcatgttcttcctgctcATACATTGTCTTCATTTGTATTCCACATTGTCAGAAAAAAGGACAGCTGCTAGGTAATCACTATGCTGCTATTCAAACTAGAACTATTGGATTTGACAATCTGCAGAAGTAAGAACAAAGGTCATATAACCCATAGCATTTTACTAAATATGAAAATTGGCATCACATTTGTCTTCCTAGGAATAGGAAATGATGTGAGGTTTCTCATATTATAAGCTGTGTCATGCATTATCATATTAAAGGACAATGTATTACCTAAGAATGCGACATTGCCTCAGGCAGTGGCAAATGTATGTTATAATATTTACTGAGGGTTTTCTAGATTCTGGATGCTgatattctcatttatttttttattcataatcACCATTGTCCTCATATCACACTAAAACATGGACAGTGAGAAGTTGGGTTGGGGCCTTGTCAATGAGAAGAGGCCTCAGAATAAATCAAATTTCCAAACTGATTGGAGTACGTTTGTGAAGACATTCTCCTTAGAGCCAGTTTTCAGATCTAGAAAGTAGTCAGGTTGGTAAATGCAAGAAGGCACATTGTTTTCCTGCCAAGACCAATGAAAAGATTTGGAAAGGAGGACCTTTTGGTCACTGAGCCAACAACCCTAATACACAGTGCTGTACATAGGGAAGGACCATTTCCATTTGACTGGTTGCATTTGCGGCTTCCCTACACTATTCCTAGCCCTGTCTTTCTGGCCCACACTGTAGCAGGTACACAGGACAGGATAAAATTTCCTTCTTGGACAATTCACCATTTTCAAGATAATTCAGTCTGGAGACAAGTTTAATCATTCCAGGGTCTGTGCTATCTACAACAAAGTAGATAAGAACTGACCAATTATATTGGTTGACCCATTACTACAAAGTATTTGATCATttcaaaacagattttttttcttccttttctcctactTAGTTTAGTATAAGGTGTTCTTTTCACTTTCTTGCTAAGTATCAGTCAATTTAGCACCACTACATGTTACCTTTACAGAATTCTAAACAGTCATAAACACATTGTTTTACTAATGGACACTGTAGCTTAGAAAAGAAAGTTGCTACCTATGGGCAgctgctgtgatttttttttttttttcattttcatctttggTATTTTATTGACATTTTTGGATACGGGAGAGTTTTCTCAATATTACTATTCTTAGGTACCACAGTTTGGTTCATAGCATATACCTCAAATGGCTCAGAACTACTTGTATATGCAGATCCAGGAGATCTGAagcattcttctggcctctagagcACCAGATATGCAAAGGGTGAAAAGACAGATATCTATGTGTgtccttcttaaaaaaaatgttttcttcatgtatATGTTAATTTACAAAAGGATTAAATTGAATTTAGTCACATAAGTTTAGCCAGTGTATTTATCAGTTGCATGCCAGGTACTAGTAGAGGTCACAAGAGTGTCTCGTTCCTAGGGCCTATAGTTaaagacagttgttagctgtctCTTGGTTGTTGGGAATCAAAGTCAGGCTCCTGTGGATGAGCAATCAATACTCAAAAGTGTTGAGCAAACTATTTATCCACATGAacatttcattacagcaataagATGTGAAtgtatgattcttttttttttttttggttttttttattattattattattattattattttacaacaccattcagttcaacataatagccacagaatcccctgttctccccctctcgcccacccctccccccagcccaccccccattcccacctcctccagatcaaggtctcccccgaggaccggggttgacctggtagactcagtccaggcaggtccattcccccctcccagaccgatccaagtgtccctgcataagtcccaggattcaaacagccaactcatgcaacgagcccaggacctggcaccaatgcacagctgcctcccaaacagatcaagccaactgactgtctcacccgttcaggtggcctgatccaattgggggcccctcagcctttggttcatagatcctgtgcttccattcatttggttatttgtcccggtgctttatccaaccttggtttcaacaattctcgctcatataaaccctcttcttactcactaattagactcccagtgctccaccaggggcccagccgtggatgtctgccttcagattcctcagtccttggatggggtttatggcaccactatttgggtgtctggccatcccatcaccagagtaggtcagttcctgccgtcttgcgaccattgccagcagtcttttgagggggtatctttgtggatctccgtgggcctccctagctctctgcttcctccccttctcaccttctcatgtggtcttcatttaccatggtctcctattccttgttctccctctcttttcttgatccagctaggatctcccactctttccctcgactgtcgcccttcattgttcccactcatgaccaggctattcatgtagatcttgtccatttctccgtgtctttttttggggtcccgttttccaggtagcctcactggtgatgtgagtagcagtctagtcatccttgttccacatctagcatcttcctatgagtgagtacataccatatttgtctttctgagtctgggttacctcactcaggatgattttttctagatccatccatttgcctgcaaaccgtgtgatgtcgttgtttttctctgctgagtagtattccattgtgtatatgtgccacaatttatttatccattcttcag
The nucleotide sequence above comes from Peromyscus maniculatus bairdii isolate BWxNUB_F1_BW_parent chromosome 1, HU_Pman_BW_mat_3.1, whole genome shotgun sequence. Encoded proteins:
- the LOC107402271 gene encoding large ribosomal subunit protein eL42-like → MMNVSKTCQTFFKKCGKHQPHKMTHYKKGKDSLSAQGKRRYDRKQSSYGGQTKPIFCKKAKTTKKIVLRLECVEPYYRYKRMLAIKRCKHFELGGDKKRKGQVIQF